The Virgibacillus siamensis sequence TACCAACGCGGGAACGATTGAATTTCTAGTGGATGAGGACGAAAATTTTTATTTCCTGGAAATGAATACACGTATTCAGGTGGAACACCCGATTACGGAAGCAATTACTGGTCTTGACATTGTTGAAAAACAACTGGAAATTGCGGACGGTAAGGAATTAGATTTAAAACAGGATGAACTGACAATTGATGGTCATGCAATTGAGGTGCGAATTTATGCTGAAGATCCGAAAACGTTTTATCCGTCACCTGGTCATATTGATACATTTCATGTGCCGGAGGGTGAATATGTACGAAATGAAACAGCGGTTACGAGCAATTATGATGTCACCCCGTTTTATGATCCGATGATTGGAAAATTGATTGTAAAAGGCAGTACAAGGGACGAAGCAATTTCGCGAATGAAAGAAGCATTAATGACATACAAAGTAGAAGGCATCAAAACAAATATACCGATGCTGCTTGATGTGATTGATCATGAAGCATTTAAAAAAGGCAACACGACAACAAGTTTTGTAGATAACTATTATTTACCATTAATTAAAGCGAAATAGGAGGAATTTAATTATGACTGAGATAAAAGCATCAATGGCAGGAAGCGTTTGGAAAATTGCAGTAAGTGCTGGTGAACAGGTGGAAGAGGATCAGGACATTGTTATTTTGGAATCAATGAAAATGGAAATTCCGATTCCAGCCGAAGATGCTGGTACCGTTAAAGAGTTGAAAGTAGCCGAGGGTGATTTTGTTAATGAAGGCGATGTAATTGCGGTAATTGAGTAAATTTGCCTTCATATGATAGGGAGGGTTTTGATTGAACTTTCCGAAACAAGTCAAGATCAATGAAGTGGGTCCCCGGGATGGACTTCAGAATGAAGCGGTAATGGTCCCTGCGGAGGCGAAGGTTGAATGGATTAATATGCTTTCAGAAACCGGGGTGCCATATATTGAATTATCATCTTTTGTACACCCTGACTGGATTCCGCAACTGAAGGATGCTACAGAAGTTGCCAGACATATCAAACGTAATCCAGCGGTCACCTATGCAGCTCTGGTCCCTAACAGAAAGGGACTGGAGCGTGCATTAGAAGTTGATGTCGATGAAATATGCCTTTTTTTATCGTCGAGTGAAACACATAATAAAAAGAATATAAACAAATCGATTAAAGATACGTATCCAGTATTGCAAGAGGTGTCACAGGATGCCAAATCGGCTGGAAAGAAGGTTAGGGGTTATGTTTCAACTGTGTTTGGCTGCCCGTATGAAGGTGATATTCCGATTGATAACGTTATTTCAGTGTGTGAACGTTTATTTTCGATGGGGGTCGATGAACTGTCAATCGGAGACACAATAGGTGTAGCGGATCCGGCACAGGTCGAAAACGTTCTTATACGTCTATTTGACTATTTTCCAAAAGAAAAACTTGCCATGCATTTTCATAATACAAGGGGTACGGCTCTTGCCAATGTATTAATGGCGTTAAGTTATGGGATTACCAATTTTGATAGTTCAGTGGGCGGGCTTGGCGGCTGTCCATACGCAAAAGGTGCTTCAGGAAATCTTGCGACAGATGATTTACTGTATATGCTGGACAGAATGGGTGTCAGGACAGGAATAGATATAGATAAAATCATTCAATCATCCTTATATATTGAACAATATGTTTCGAATCTATCTAGTCATCAGATGAAAGTAATTAATCGTACACGGTAGAAAAGGAGAATGATAGTGGCAAATCCAGTGGAATACCAAAAAATAGAAAACATTGCTATATTAACGCTTAATAGATCGGAAGCAATGAATGCAATGTCCAAAGAATTGCTTGATGCACTAAATAAATACATTGTAGAAATCAATCGGGACAAAGCGATTCATTGTACGATTATTACCGGATCTGCTGAAAAAGCATTTTGTGCCGGTGCCGACCTGAAAGAACGAAAAGGAATGGCAGAGGAACAGGTGATTGAGGCTGTTTCGTATATTGGCGAAACGGTGCGAAATGTTGAAAACATGAAAATGCCGGTAATTGCAGCACTGAATGGCGCAGCATTTGGCGGCGGACTGGAACTTGCGCTTGGCTGTGATATTCGAATTGCCGCGGACCACGTTAAAACCGGTTTGACTGAAACATCCCTGGCTATCATTCCGGGAGCAGGCGGCACACAGCGATTGACCCGTTTGATTGGTCTTGGAAAAGCCAAACAATTAATTTTTACAGCAAAACCGGTTACTGCTGAAAAAGCACTTGAAATCGGTCTGGTCGAGCAGGTTGTATCAAGTGACAATCTGCTTGATAGCGCGGTGGAAATGGCAAAAATGATTGCCAAAAATGGACCGGTCGCATTACGGCAGGCAAAAACGGCAATCAATCAGGGGTACCAGTCAGATATAACAACCGGCCTTTCCATCGAACATTTGTGTTATAAAGAAACAATACCGACTCAAGACCGAATCGAGGGGTTACAGGCATTTAAGGAGAAACGAAAGCCTGTTTATCAAGGTAAATAGAAACAGGAGGTCACGTAATGTCATATTTGGAAGAATTACAAAACAGGATTAAAAAAATTGAAAGCGGCGGGAAAGAAAAATATCATCAGAAAAATGAAGAGAAGGGAAAATTGTTTGTCCGTAAGCGCCTGGAACTGTTATTCGATGATGGTATTGATTTGGAAGATGCATTTTTTGCCAATTGTATGGATGATTCATTACCGTCTGACGGTGTTGTAACCGGAATCGGTCAGGTTAGCGGTCAGTCTGTTTGTGTGATGGCTAATGACTCAACTGTTAAAGCGGGTTCATGGGGAAAACGGACGGTTGAAAAGATTCTCCGTATTCAGGAAACAGCTGAAAAACTCGAAATTCCGATGCTTTATCTCGTTGATTCTGCAGGTGCACGGATAACCGACCAGATTGAAATGTTCCCTGGCCGTCGTGGCGCAGGACGTATTTTCCACAATCAGATAAAATTGTCCGGCCGTGTGCCGCAGGTCTGTCTGTTATTTGGACCGTCAGCAGCAGGCGGCGCCTACATCCCGGCGTTTTGTGACATTGTCATTATGGTTGATGGGAACGCCTCCATGTATTTAGGGTCTCCACGGATGGCAGAAAAAGTGATCGGTGAAAAGGTAAGCCTTGAAGAAATGGGCGGTGCAAAAATGCATTGTTCTGTTTCGGGCTGTGGTGATGTTCTTGTTAAATCAGAAGAAGAAGCTATTGAATATACAAAAAAATACATGAGTTATTTCCCGCCAAACTTTCGTCAAAAACCGAAAGCAGTGGATACCAGGGATGTGAAGGAGTTTGAAAAATCCATCACTGATTTGATCCCGGAAAACCAGAATGCACCATTTAATATGCTCGACTTAATTAAGCGGGTGATTGACGAAGACAGCTTTTGTGAAGTTAAGAAAAAATTTGCACCGGAACTGATTACCGGTCTCGCTCGGATTAACGGAAAATCTGTCGGAATTATTGCCAACCAGCCACGGATGAAAGGCGGTGTACTGTTCCCGGATTCGGCTGATAAGGCTGCCAAATTCATACAGCTTTGTGATGCCTTCAATATCCCGTTGCTGTTCCTGATGGATATTCCAGGGTTTATGATTGGAACAAAAGTTGAACGTGCAGGTATTATTCGCCACGGTGCAAAAATGCTTGCTGCAATGAGTGAAGCGACCGTTCCGAAAATTTCTGTCGTTGTAAGAAAAGCCTATGGTGCTGGACTTTATGCTATGGCAGGACCGGCCTTTGAACCGGATTGCTGTCTCGCACTTCCAACGGCGCAGATTGCTGTTATGGGACCTGAAGCTGCGGTGAATGCCGTTTATGCGAATAAAATTGCGGAACTTCCGGAAGATGAACGCCCGGCTTTTGTCAAAGAGAAGCAAAACGAATATAAAGATAACATCGATATCTATCGATTGGCTTCTGAAATGGTTGTCGATGCGGTGGTTGATCCGGATAAACTACGGGAGGAGCTTATCAGCCGCTTCCGCATCTATGAACAAAAGAATGTAATGTTTACCGAACGAAAACACGGTGTTTACCCTGTATAATAAGCTTGTTTGAAAGGGCCTTGGTTTGATGCTGAGGCCCTTTCATATCGGCTGTTTTTCGTAAGTTTTCCCGTGAAACCCCGAAAGGTACGTGCCGAACAAAGTGGCGCACCCGCCGAAGAAACCTTGAATCGCGCTGAACAAAGTGGCTCACCCGCTGAAGCAACCCTGAATCGCGCTGAACAAAGTGGCTGACCCGCTGAAGCAACCCTGAATCGCGCTGAACAAAAGCGGATTTCCGCTGAAGCAAACCTGAAACGTGCCGAATAACGCACGCCCTTGCCAAATACTTACGGAAGTCTCTACTTGCCCCACTGTTTTTCCGCTCCAGTCATTCAGTTACGCAGCGTTTTTTCTTTTGGTATCCAGTTTATAACAGAAAATAGGTTTTCATCATAAACTATA is a genomic window containing:
- a CDS encoding acetyl-CoA carboxylase biotin carboxyl carrier protein subunit; translated protein: MTEIKASMAGSVWKIAVSAGEQVEEDQDIVILESMKMEIPIPAEDAGTVKELKVAEGDFVNEGDVIAVIE
- a CDS encoding hydroxymethylglutaryl-CoA lyase, coding for MNFPKQVKINEVGPRDGLQNEAVMVPAEAKVEWINMLSETGVPYIELSSFVHPDWIPQLKDATEVARHIKRNPAVTYAALVPNRKGLERALEVDVDEICLFLSSSETHNKKNINKSIKDTYPVLQEVSQDAKSAGKKVRGYVSTVFGCPYEGDIPIDNVISVCERLFSMGVDELSIGDTIGVADPAQVENVLIRLFDYFPKEKLAMHFHNTRGTALANVLMALSYGITNFDSSVGGLGGCPYAKGASGNLATDDLLYMLDRMGVRTGIDIDKIIQSSLYIEQYVSNLSSHQMKVINRTR
- a CDS encoding enoyl-CoA hydratase, translating into MIVANPVEYQKIENIAILTLNRSEAMNAMSKELLDALNKYIVEINRDKAIHCTIITGSAEKAFCAGADLKERKGMAEEQVIEAVSYIGETVRNVENMKMPVIAALNGAAFGGGLELALGCDIRIAADHVKTGLTETSLAIIPGAGGTQRLTRLIGLGKAKQLIFTAKPVTAEKALEIGLVEQVVSSDNLLDSAVEMAKMIAKNGPVALRQAKTAINQGYQSDITTGLSIEHLCYKETIPTQDRIEGLQAFKEKRKPVYQGK
- a CDS encoding acyl-CoA carboxylase subunit beta; translated protein: MSYLEELQNRIKKIESGGKEKYHQKNEEKGKLFVRKRLELLFDDGIDLEDAFFANCMDDSLPSDGVVTGIGQVSGQSVCVMANDSTVKAGSWGKRTVEKILRIQETAEKLEIPMLYLVDSAGARITDQIEMFPGRRGAGRIFHNQIKLSGRVPQVCLLFGPSAAGGAYIPAFCDIVIMVDGNASMYLGSPRMAEKVIGEKVSLEEMGGAKMHCSVSGCGDVLVKSEEEAIEYTKKYMSYFPPNFRQKPKAVDTRDVKEFEKSITDLIPENQNAPFNMLDLIKRVIDEDSFCEVKKKFAPELITGLARINGKSVGIIANQPRMKGGVLFPDSADKAAKFIQLCDAFNIPLLFLMDIPGFMIGTKVERAGIIRHGAKMLAAMSEATVPKISVVVRKAYGAGLYAMAGPAFEPDCCLALPTAQIAVMGPEAAVNAVYANKIAELPEDERPAFVKEKQNEYKDNIDIYRLASEMVVDAVVDPDKLREELISRFRIYEQKNVMFTERKHGVYPV